Within the Streptomyces sp. R41 genome, the region GCAGTCGCCGCTCGGGCGCACCAGTCCACTGCCGCATGCCGTACACCGCCCCGCCGATGAGCGCTCCGAGGCCGATGCCCGCCATCAGCCAGCCGTACACCGCGTCCCCGCCGTGGCCGTCCGCGTACGACACCGCGGCGACCGTGATCGAGCCGAGCGCGATCCCCACGAACAGGAAGGCACCCAGCAGAGCCAGCAGCCCCGACGAGCGCAACGCACCGAGCCAGTGCGCCTCGCGCGGAGCCGAGCGCCACGCGCGCGACGGCGGCGAGACGACTACGGAGAGGGCGCCCAGGACACCGATGACGTTCAGGACGAGCAGCGCGGCCTGCGCGGACCAGAGCGACACGCACAGCGTCACGAGCAGCGGCCCGACCGTGAACATGACCTCCTGGGCCACCGCGTCCATGGCGTACGCGGTGTGCACCTGGTCCTCCTTGCGCAGGACGGAGGGCCACAGCGCCCGCAGCCCGCCCTCCAGGGGCGGCGTGAAGAGCCCGGCGACGGCCATGGAGACATAGGCGAGCGGCAGCGGATCCGTGCCCGCGAACGCGAAGACACTCATCCCAAGGGCCGAGACGAGCGCGGCCGGCAATTGGACACGCGGCTGCCCGTAGAGGTCCACGAGCCGCCCGAGCAGCGGCTGCCCCACGGCATTGGCCACCCCGTAGACGGCGGCCAGCGCACCGGCCAGGCTGTACGTGCCGCCCTCCGCGCGAATGAAGAGCACGACGGCGATGGCGGCGGTGGCGTTCGGCAGCCGCCCTGTGAGCGTGCCGACGAGCAGCCGTGCGGCGTGCCTCGCCCTGAGGATCTCCAGGTATCCCGCAGCCATGTCCCGCCTTCTCTCGGAAGCACCCCAGCCGACCCGGCGACTCAAGTTTTACGTATAACGCCCTGTGTCATACGTACCATGTGCGCTGTCCGGGAGTCCAGACGAGGGAGCAGGTCGACGGTGGCACGAGGTAGCACGCGCCCTACGAGCCGGGACGTCGCCCAGGCCGCCGGTGTGTCCCAGGCCGCCGTCTCGCTCGTGCTCGGCGAGAAGTGGCGCGGCCGGGTCTCCGAAGCCACGGCGGAGCGCGTCCGGGAGGCCGCCCAGGAGCTCGGCTACCGCCCGAACCTGGCCGCCCGCAACCTGCGCCTGGGCCGCACCCGTACGGTCCTCCTGGTGGTCCCCGCGCTCACCACGGAGTTCTTCGCGGGCGTCTACACGGGCGCGGCCCGCGTCGCGGCCGAGCACGGCTTCGGCGTGGTCCTGTACCCCTCCCCCGAGGGCATCGGCCCCGCCCGCAACCCGTTCGGCTCGGCGGCGGCCGCCCTCGACGGCGTGATCGCCTCCTCCATGGCCGCCGACGCCCTCACGGCGATCCGTGGCGACCAGCTCCCCCTGGTCATGCTCGACAGCGACCCTGAGGGCAGCCTGGGCGCGGCCACGGTCAATCTCGACATCAAGGACGGCGTACGACAGGTCGCCGAACACCTCCTCGCCCTGGGGCACCGGCGCTTCCTGCACCTGGCGGCCGACATCGCCTCCTGGACCTTCGAGGTACGCGCCCGCGAACTCGCCACGCGCCTCGCCGCGGTCCCCGGCACGGACCTCCGCACCGCCCGCGCCCCCATCTCCATCGACGACGCCCTCGCCTCCGCGGCAGCCGCCCTGTCCGCCCCCGGCCCCCGCCCCACCGCCCTGGTCTGCGACGACGACAAGCTCGCAGCCAGCGCCTACAAGGCAGCCCGCCGCCTGGGCCTGCACATCCCCGACGACATCTCCATCACCGGTCTGGACGACCTGGCCCTGGCCCGAGCCATCGACCCCGAACTGACCACCGTCCGCCTGGACGCCGAACTCTTCGGCGAACGCGGCATGAAAGCGCTCCTGGCCGTCCTGGACGCCCGCACACCCCCACAGGGCGACATCCCAGTCGAACTGGTCGTAAGAGGCTCCACAGCCCCACCACGCCCCCCTCAGCCCCACGACTAGCCCCAATCCCCTGCGCACCCGGCACTGCTCGCCCCCTCCGCCCCTACCCGTCCCGCACCTGGGGGCTGCCGCCCCCAGACCCCCGCTACCGGCCTTAACGGCCTCGCCCTCAAACGCCGGACGGGCTGAAGACCTGCAGGCCGGGGTGGATGGGGTGCACCCGGGGAGGGTGGGAGACGGACGGACCCCGCTGCGGGCAATCGTGCCGCTGGGGCGGCGCCCGTCCCACAGCGAGCGGCACCCAGTAGGCGCCGGTAAGCGCACCCACCCCGACGTCGGCCCGGGTGCGCTCGGCCTAGTCGTCAGACGCCGGACCAGCCGGATGGTGTCGTCCGGGTTGGTGGGGAGCCACCTCCGGTCTCGTCCCGAGCAAGAGGGACGAGACGTCAGGTAGATGGTGTCGGCCAGGAGGCGAGAGATTGCTGGGCCCCGGCCCCCACGCACCCGCGGTCGGCGACGTACGGAAGGGGCCGTGCCGGTACATCGAATGCCCGCATCCGGACGGATCCAAAAAGACAGCACCCTTCCACCCCACAGCCGATCCGTTCGAATGCGGGCGGATGTACCGGCACAGCCCCGACCCACCCACGCACGGCCCCGACCCACCCACCGATGGACAGCCGCACCCGGCTCACAACCACCCCGAAACGCCACGCGCGCCCCGGCCGATGCAAGGCCGGGACGCGCGATGGGCAAGGCAGAGCCGAGGGTCACTCCTCGTCGTCGGAGTCCTCGGCCTCCGTGGCGGTCTCCGCGCCACCCGCCTCCAACAGACGGTCCAGCTGACGCCCCACAATCCGCTTGAACTTCCGCTGCTGCGGCCGCGTACGGTCCAGCACCGCGACCTCCAGGCGCTCCGCGGGAATCTCCCGCTCACCACCGTTCGGCTCCCGCGACAGCGACTGCACGGCCAGCTTCAGCGCCTCCGCCAGCGACATCCCGTCCTGGTGCCGCTGATCCAGATAGCTACTGATCTGCTCGGCATTGCCACCGACCGCGACCGAACCGTGCTCATCCACGATCGACCCGTCGTGCGGCAGCCGGTAGATCTGGTCACCCTCGGGGGTCTCCCCCACCTCGGCGACGACCAGCTCCACCTCGTACGGCTTCTCGGCCGCCGAGGAGAAGATCGTGCCCAGAGTCTGGGCGTACACATTGGCGAGACCCCGAGCGGTCACGTCATCACGGTCATAGGTGTAACCACGGAGATCGGCGTAACGCACACCACCGATCCGCAGGTTCTCGTATTCGTTGTATTTACCGGCGGCGGCAAAGCCGATCCGGTCATAGATCTCGCTGAACTTGTGCAGCGCACGGGACGGGTTCTCGCCGACGAACACGATGCCGTCGGCATACTGCAGCACGACCAGGCTGCGGCCGCGGGCGATGCCTTTGCGGGCGTACTCGGCCCGGTCGGCCATGGCCTGCTGGGGTGAGACATAGAACGGCGTCGACACCGGTTATCCGTCCCTTTCTGTCGAAGTCACTGGATCACCTGAAAGAGCCGGGCTCAGAGCAGCGCGGCCCGCGGACCGTCGGGCTGCTCAAGGCGCCGCTCCAGGATCGAGCGGGCGATCTCGGAGGACTCCTCGTCGGTGATACGACGGAATCCCTCTTCGGTGATCACGGTGACGATCGGGTAGATCCGGCGGGCGACATCGGGGCCACCGGTCGCCGAGTCGTCGTCGGCCGCGTCGTACAGGGCCTGGACGACGAGGGTCGTGGCCTGCTGTTCGGTCAGGTCGTTGCTGTAGAGCTTCTTCATGGCACCGCGCGCGAAGAGCGAGCCGGAGCCGGTGGCGGCGAAGCCGTGCTCTTCGGAGCGGCCGCCGGTGACGTCGTAGGAGAAGATGCGGCCCTTGCCGCGGTCCACGTCGAACCCGGCGAAGAGCGGGACCACGGCGAGGCCCTGCATGGCCATGCCGAGGTTGGAACGGATCATTGTGGAGAGGCGGTTCGCCTTGCCCTCCAGGGAGAGCGTGGCACCCTCCACCTTCTCGAAGTGCTCCAGCTCCAGCTGGAACAGCTTCACCATCTCGACGGCCAGGCCCGCCGTACCCGCGATGCCCACCGCCGAGTACTCGTCCGCCGGGAAGACCTTCTCGATGTCGCGCTGCGCGATGACATTCCCCATGGTGGCCCGCCGGTCACCGGCGAGCACCACGCCACCGGGGAACGTGGTGGCGACGATGGTCGTGCCGTGCGGGGCCTCGATCACGCCCTTCATGGGCGGCAGCTGCCGATTGCCCGGGAGCATGTCCGGCTGGTGCTCGGCCAGGAAGTCCATGAACGAGGACGAGCCGGGCGTCAGGAAGGCAGCCGGCAGACGCCCGGTGCTACGAGGGTTGGCTTCCACGCGATTCCTTCCACGTAGGCTGCGGCCCGCCGTGGACGGCCGAGCCGATCATCAAATCTGTGCACGGACCATACCCGCGCGAACGCCGGTCATCCGTCCCGGCGCCGACCAGCTGGATCGGGCCGGCTCCGGGGCGGACAACTGGCGTTACTCGCCGCCCTTTTGGACGAAGGAACGCACGAAGTCCTCGGCGTTCTCCTCGAGGACGTCGTCGATCTCGTCCAGCACGGAGTCGACGTCGTCCGACAGCTTCTCCTGGCGCTCCTTGAGGTCGTCGGATACCTGCGCGTCCTGCGCCTGCTCCTCGACCTCCTCGGTGGAACGCGTTGCCTTCTGCTGTCCGCCGCCGGTGTCCTTGGTCGCCATAACCCTCACCCCGCTCGGTTCGACGTTCTTGATCAGACCCTACAAGCAGGGTCCGACATCGGCCCCGCAGTTGCTACAACGTCCGGGGGCCACCTCGATGATTCCCGGACGTCGCCTTTTTCCACCCCGACCGGCCCGTACGCTCCCTGGGCCGCTCAGCCGCCCGACAGGACCCTGACCAGGTCTTCAGCCGTACGGCAGCGGTCGAGGAGCTCCTTGACGTGATTACGCGTTCCGCGAAGCGGCTCCAGGGTTGGAACGCGCTGGAGCGAGTCCCGGCCGGGCAGATCGAAGATCACCGAGTCCCAGGAGGCCGCCGCGACGTCGTCCGCGTACTGCTCCAGGCAGCGCCCGCGGAAGTACGCGCGCGTGTCCTCCGGCGGCTTGGTGCGGGCCCGGTCGACGTCCGCCTCGTCCAGGAGGCGCTTCATCTTGCCGCGCGCCGCGAGACGGTTGTAGAGGCCCTTCTCGGCCCGTACGTCGGCGTACTGGAGGTCGACCAGGTGCAGCCGGGCGGCGTCCCAGTCGAGGCTGTCACGGCGCCGGTAGCCCTCCATGAGCTCCCGCTTGGCGACCCAGTCCAGCTCTCCGGAGAGGCTCATCGGATCGTTCTCCAGGCGGTTCAGGGTGTCCTCCCAGCGCAGCAGGACGTCCTTGGTCTGCTCGTCGGCGTCGGCCCCGAACCGTTCCTCCACGTACTTGCGCGACAGCTCGAAGTACTCCATCTGGAGTTGTACGGCCGTCAGCGTGCGCCCGCTACGGAGCGTGACGAGTCGCTTCAGCGTGGGGTCGTGCGAGACCTGGTGCAGAGTGCGTACGGGCTGGTCGACGGCCAGGTCGACGGCGATGAAGCCGTCCTCGATCATGGACAGGACCAGGGCCGTGGTGCCCAGCTTGAGGTAGGTGGAGATCTCCGAGAGGTTGGCGTCGCCGATGATCACGTGCAGCCGGCGGTACTTCTCGGCGTCCGCGTGCGGCTCGTCACGCGTGTTGATGATCGGGCGCTTGAGGGTGGTCTCGAGGCCCACCTCGACCTCGAAGTAGTCGGCGCGCTGGCTGAGCTGGAAGCCGTGCTCGTGCCCGTCCTGACCGATACCGACGCGGCCCGCTCCGGTGACGACCTGGCGTGAGACGAAGAACGGCGTGAGGTGGCGCACGATGTCCGAGAAGGGGGTCTCCCGCTTCATCAGGTAGTTCTCGTGCGTGCCGTACGAGGCGCCCTTGTTGTCGGTGTTGTTCTTGTAGAGGTGGATCGGCTGGGCGCCGGGGAGCTGGGCCGCGCGCTCCGCGGCCTCCGCCATGATGCGCTCGCCGGCCTTGTCCCACAGGACGGCGTCCCACGGGTTGGTGACCTCCGGGGCGCTGTACTCCGGGTGTGCGTGGTCGACGTACAGTCGTGCGCCATTGGTGAGGATGACATTGGCCAGGCCGATGTCCTCGTCGGTGAGCTGGCTGGCGTCGGCGGCCTCGCGGGCGAGGTCGAAGCCTCGCGCGTCCCGCAGCGGGTTCTCCTCCTCGAAGTCCCAGCGGGCGCGGCGCGCCCGGTGCATCGCCGCCGCGTAAGCGTTGACGATCTGGGACGAGGTGAGCATGGCATTGGCGTTGGGGTGGCCGGGGACGGAGATCCCGTACTCCGTCTCGATGCCCATTACTCGCCGTACGGTCATGCGGCCCTCCTTGCCCGGCGGCGCCCTCGGTCGGGGACGCTGCTCAAGTACCGCTGGTGCTCCGGTGCGTGTGCGGTGCCCGTCCCCGCAACGCGCGACTCGGCGGTACGAAAGAGCCTAGAACGCCTTTGCGCTGGTGGGGAGATCATTTGCGTCATTGCTCTGCTCCAGCCGTGCCCCGGAAAACAGTCGACTGCGGGTACCCACTGAGGGCACCCGCAGCCGCCCTGTCTTTTACAGGTACTGACCGGTGTTCGCCACCGTGTCGATGGAGCGTCCGGTGTCCGCACCCTGCTTTCCGGTCACCAGGGTACGGATGTACACGATCCGTTCGCCCTTCTTGCCGGAGATGCGGGCCCAGTCGTCCGGGTTGGTGGTGTTCGGCAGGTCCTCGTTCTCCTTGAACTCATCCACGCAGGCCTGGAGGAGGTGGGAGACCCGAAGGCCCTTCTGGTTCTGTTCGAGGAAGGCCTTGATGGCGGCCTTCTTGGCGCGGCCGACGATGTTCTCGATCATGGCGCCGGAATTGAAGTCCTTGAAGTACAGGACTTCCTTGTCGCCGTTGGCGTAGGTGACCTCGAGGAAGCGGTTCTCCTCGGACTCGGCGTACATCTGCTCCACGGCGTTCTGGATCATGCCATGGACGGTGGCCGCCCGGTCCCCGCCGTGCTCACCGAGGTCGTCGGAGTGCAGCGGGAGGCGTTCCGTGAGGTACTTCGCGAAGATGTCCTTCGCGGCCTCGGCGTCCGGGCGCTCGATCTTGATCTTCACATCGAGTCGTCCGGGGCGCAGGATCGCGGGGTCGATCATGTCCTCACGGTTCGAGGCGCCGATCACGACCACGTTCTCCAGGCCCTCCACGCCGTCGATCTCGGCGAGCAGCTGGGGGACGATGGTGTTCTCCACGTCCGAGCTGACGCCCGATCCACGGGTGCGGAACAGGGACTCCATCTCGTCGAAGAAGACGATGACGGGTGTGCCCTCGCTGGCCTTCTCACGAGCACGCTGGAAGACCAGGCGGATCTGCCGCTCGGTCTCACCGACGTACTTGTTCAGGAGCTCGGGTCCCTTGATGTTGAGGAAGAAGCTCTTCCCGGCGGCCTGCCCGGTCACCTCGGCGACCTTCTTGGCCAGCGAGTTGGCGACGGCCTTGGCGATAAGTGTCTTGCCGCATCCGGGGGGCCCGTACAGCAGCACGCCCTTGGGCGGCCGCAGTTCGTGCTCCTTGAAGAGGTCGGGGTAGAGGTAAGGGAGCTCGACCGCGTCGCGGATCATCTCGATCTGGTTTCCCAGGCCGCCGATCTGCTCGTAGCCGATGTCCGGGACCTCTTCGAGGACGAGCTCCTCGACCTCGCTCTTCGGGACAACTTCGTAGACATAGCCGGAACGGGGTTCGAGAAGCAGGGCGTCGCCGGGGCGGATGGTGACGTCCAGCAGCGGCTCGGCGAGCCGTACCACCCGTTCCTCGTCGGTGTGCCCCACCACGAGGGCGCGTTCGCCGTCCTCGAGGATCTCCTTGAGGGTGACGATGTCGCCGACGCTCTCGTACTCCATGGCCTCGACCACGTTGAGGGCTTCGTTGAGCATCACTTCCTGGCCGCGCCTGAGCTCTTCGAGCTCGACGCTGGGGCTGACGTTCACCCGGAGCTTGCGGCCCCCGGTGAAGATGTCCGCCGTGCCGTCCTCGTTCGCCATGAGGAAGACACCGAAGCCCGCCGGCGGCTGCGCGAGCCGGTCGACCTCTTCCTTGAGGGCCACGATCTGGTCGCGGGCCTCACGGAGCGTGTTGGCGAGCCGCTCGTTCTGTGCGGACACGCCGGCCAGGTTGGTCTGCAGCTCGACGATCCGCTCTTCGAGAATCCTCGTGTGCCGCGGAGAGTCGGCGAGCTTGCGTCGCAGGACGGCGATCTCCTGCTCAAGGTAGGCAATCTGCCCGGCGGGGTCATCGGACCCTCGTCCCGGGCGGATGCCGCGGTTCATGTCGTCGTCGTGGGCTGCCACGGTCCTCACCTCCTCCAAGGGGAGCTGGACGCTTCCAGACCCTACCTGGGTGGGTGTCGATTGAAACCCCTAGATCACAAAGACTGTCGGGGTGTGTCCGATCTTCACCCTTGCGCTCTCCCTCACGCCAGGGGAATACCCACCGAACATGATTGGGAAGCGGACGGAGGTAGGGTCGAAGTGTTCAACACCCGTCAGAGCTGGCCCGATTCCCCAGTCTACGGATCGCTCGGCGCAGGAAACGGCAGGAGAAATGACCGTGCAGCAGGAGGCCGCAGTCGACGGCGAGGCGCTCGAGGTCTGGATCGATCAGGATCTCTGTACCGGCGACGGGATCTGCGCCCAGTATGCGCCCGAGGTCTTTGAGCTGGACATCGACGGCCTGGCCTATGTGAAGAGCCCCGACGACGAGCTGTTGCAGGCTCCGGGCGCCACAACGCCCGTACCGCTGCCGCTTCTGCGCGATGTGACGGACTCCGCGAAGGAGTGCCCGGGCGACTGCATCCATGTGCGTCGAGTTTCGGACAGGGTCGAGGTCTACGGCCCTGACGCGGAGTGACTTGAGAGGTACTCCGCGTCACTGCTGTCTGTTTGCTCACACCCTCCGCGGCGCGGGGGGTGTTTTCCTATGTTCCGCACGTCGGAAGGTGTGCTCAGACACTCCGTGCTTCGGACGGGGTCGAGCGGACGAACACGCCGCCCTTCCACTGCCACTTGGCGCTGTCCTTCACGTCCGGGCAGCAACTCGGTACGTCGGAGGAGGAGTAGCCGAGGAGGGTGGCGGTGACGGCTTCGTCGCGCAGCGCGAAGTCCGTGACGCTCAGGCGGTCCTTGGGATCGACCAGAGTCGCCACGACGCGGGGCTTCTTCGCACCCGCGGCCTGGGTGAGGACGTAGACGCCGTTGGGCGGGGTGCCCGAGCCCGCGTCGCAGCGGACGACGGCCACGGTCTCCGGGCGGCCGTCGCCGTCGAGGTCTCCGGAGGCCTTCTTCTGTACGAGGACCTTGGTGGGCCCGCACTCGATCGGGAAGTCGACACCGGCGGGGTCAGGAGCCGCGACGGCCGCCGCCGACTTCACCTCGGGGCCGGGCTGGGCCGCCCGCGCCGGGTCGGGCTGCAGGACGGAGGACAGCGCGACGACTCCGGCGACGGCGGTGGCCGTGGCGACCCACTGGATGGGGCTGGTGTTCGTGTGTGCCAGTTCCGGGACGGCGGATTGCTGCACTAGGAGTGTCTCCCGTGAGGGCTGTGCCGGTGGGGGTGTCCCGCATGGTGCCACACGTCACAGTGCGGCGGAACGGCGGGGTCCGGACTTCTGGCGGCGCGTCAACAGAAAAGGACTGTGGCCGAGTTCCCGGGCGATTTCGGGAACTCGGCCACATTTGTGGTGCGTTGGGTATGTCCGCGACAGGCGCGCGACGGATGCGTCAGCGGGCAGTGCCGCCATCAGCGTTGGGGCCGGCGTAGTCCTCGCCGTACGCGCCCTTGGCGGGGCGACGGCGGCGCATGGGCGGCTCGACGCCGTCCGCGAGGCGGCGGGCGGTGAGCAGGAAACCGGTGTGGCCGATCATCCGGTGGTCCGGGCGGACGGCCAGGCCCTCGATGTGCCAGTTACGGATCATCGACTCCCAGGCGGTCGGCTCGTTGAAGCAGCCGATCTCGCGAATGGACTCGACGGTCCGCGCGAGCTGGGTGGTGGTCGCCACGTAGCAGCACAGGATGCCGCCCGGGACGAGCGCCTTGGAGACGGCCTCCAGGCACTCCCACGGGGCGAGCATGTCGAGGATGACGCGGTCGACGTCGGTGTCGCTCAGGTTGTCCTGGAGGTCGCCGACGGTGAGCTGCCAGGCGGGGTGCGGGCCGCCGAAGTAGCGCTCCACGTTCTGCTGGGCGATCTCGGCGAAGTCCTCGCGGCGCTCGTAGGAGTGCAGCATGCCCTGGTCGCCGATGGCCCGCAGCAGGAAGCTGCTGAGCGAGCCGGAGCCGACGCCCGCCTCCACGACGCGCGCGCCGGGGAAGATGTCGGCGAAGGCCAGGATCTGCCCCGCGTCCTTGGGGTAGACCACGGCGGCGCCGCGGGGCATGGACAGGACGTAGTCGGGGAGCAGGGGGCGCAGCGCGAGATAGGCGACGTTCCCCGTGGTGCGGACAACGCTGCCCTCGGGAGCGCCGATCAGCTCGTCGTGCG harbors:
- a CDS encoding MFS transporter encodes the protein MAAGYLEILRARHAARLLVGTLTGRLPNATAAIAVVLFIRAEGGTYSLAGALAAVYGVANAVGQPLLGRLVDLYGQPRVQLPAALVSALGMSVFAFAGTDPLPLAYVSMAVAGLFTPPLEGGLRALWPSVLRKEDQVHTAYAMDAVAQEVMFTVGPLLVTLCVSLWSAQAALLVLNVIGVLGALSVVVSPPSRAWRSAPREAHWLGALRSSGLLALLGAFLFVGIALGSITVAAVSYADGHGGDAVYGWLMAGIGLGALIGGAVYGMRQWTGAPERRLRVLVALLAVCYVPLTLVPGPVAMTALTTLAGVFLAPCIACAFVLVDRHAPRGTVTEAFSWLVTTFTVGASVGTGLAGPVVEWGGAVWGFAVPGAAGAAALVVLLATGRVLAATGKGAVVAASSENDPNRAVEPRFSSGDRA
- a CDS encoding LacI family DNA-binding transcriptional regulator; translation: MARGSTRPTSRDVAQAAGVSQAAVSLVLGEKWRGRVSEATAERVREAAQELGYRPNLAARNLRLGRTRTVLLVVPALTTEFFAGVYTGAARVAAEHGFGVVLYPSPEGIGPARNPFGSAAAALDGVIASSMAADALTAIRGDQLPLVMLDSDPEGSLGAATVNLDIKDGVRQVAEHLLALGHRRFLHLAADIASWTFEVRARELATRLAAVPGTDLRTARAPISIDDALASAAAALSAPGPRPTALVCDDDKLAASAYKAARRLGLHIPDDISITGLDDLALARAIDPELTTVRLDAELFGERGMKALLAVLDARTPPQGDIPVELVVRGSTAPPRPPQPHD
- the prcA gene encoding proteasome subunit alpha; the encoded protein is MSTPFYVSPQQAMADRAEYARKGIARGRSLVVLQYADGIVFVGENPSRALHKFSEIYDRIGFAAAGKYNEYENLRIGGVRYADLRGYTYDRDDVTARGLANVYAQTLGTIFSSAAEKPYEVELVVAEVGETPEGDQIYRLPHDGSIVDEHGSVAVGGNAEQISSYLDQRHQDGMSLAEALKLAVQSLSREPNGGEREIPAERLEVAVLDRTRPQQRKFKRIVGRQLDRLLEAGGAETATEAEDSDDEE
- the prcB gene encoding proteasome subunit beta codes for the protein MPAAFLTPGSSSFMDFLAEHQPDMLPGNRQLPPMKGVIEAPHGTTIVATTFPGGVVLAGDRRATMGNVIAQRDIEKVFPADEYSAVGIAGTAGLAVEMVKLFQLELEHFEKVEGATLSLEGKANRLSTMIRSNLGMAMQGLAVVPLFAGFDVDRGKGRIFSYDVTGGRSEEHGFAATGSGSLFARGAMKKLYSNDLTEQQATTLVVQALYDAADDDSATGGPDVARRIYPIVTVITEEGFRRITDEESSEIARSILERRLEQPDGPRAALL
- a CDS encoding ubiquitin-like protein Pup produces the protein MATKDTGGGQQKATRSTEEVEEQAQDAQVSDDLKERQEKLSDDVDSVLDEIDDVLEENAEDFVRSFVQKGGE
- the dop gene encoding depupylase/deamidase Dop: MTVRRVMGIETEYGISVPGHPNANAMLTSSQIVNAYAAAMHRARRARWDFEEENPLRDARGFDLAREAADASQLTDEDIGLANVILTNGARLYVDHAHPEYSAPEVTNPWDAVLWDKAGERIMAEAAERAAQLPGAQPIHLYKNNTDNKGASYGTHENYLMKRETPFSDIVRHLTPFFVSRQVVTGAGRVGIGQDGHEHGFQLSQRADYFEVEVGLETTLKRPIINTRDEPHADAEKYRRLHVIIGDANLSEISTYLKLGTTALVLSMIEDGFIAVDLAVDQPVRTLHQVSHDPTLKRLVTLRSGRTLTAVQLQMEYFELSRKYVEERFGADADEQTKDVLLRWEDTLNRLENDPMSLSGELDWVAKRELMEGYRRRDSLDWDAARLHLVDLQYADVRAEKGLYNRLAARGKMKRLLDEADVDRARTKPPEDTRAYFRGRCLEQYADDVAAASWDSVIFDLPGRDSLQRVPTLEPLRGTRNHVKELLDRCRTAEDLVRVLSGG
- the arc gene encoding proteasome ATPase; this translates as MAAHDDDMNRGIRPGRGSDDPAGQIAYLEQEIAVLRRKLADSPRHTRILEERIVELQTNLAGVSAQNERLANTLREARDQIVALKEEVDRLAQPPAGFGVFLMANEDGTADIFTGGRKLRVNVSPSVELEELRRGQEVMLNEALNVVEAMEYESVGDIVTLKEILEDGERALVVGHTDEERVVRLAEPLLDVTIRPGDALLLEPRSGYVYEVVPKSEVEELVLEEVPDIGYEQIGGLGNQIEMIRDAVELPYLYPDLFKEHELRPPKGVLLYGPPGCGKTLIAKAVANSLAKKVAEVTGQAAGKSFFLNIKGPELLNKYVGETERQIRLVFQRAREKASEGTPVIVFFDEMESLFRTRGSGVSSDVENTIVPQLLAEIDGVEGLENVVVIGASNREDMIDPAILRPGRLDVKIKIERPDAEAAKDIFAKYLTERLPLHSDDLGEHGGDRAATVHGMIQNAVEQMYAESEENRFLEVTYANGDKEVLYFKDFNSGAMIENIVGRAKKAAIKAFLEQNQKGLRVSHLLQACVDEFKENEDLPNTTNPDDWARISGKKGERIVYIRTLVTGKQGADTGRSIDTVANTGQYL
- a CDS encoding ferredoxin → MTVQQEAAVDGEALEVWIDQDLCTGDGICAQYAPEVFELDIDGLAYVKSPDDELLQAPGATTPVPLPLLRDVTDSAKECPGDCIHVRRVSDRVEVYGPDAE
- a CDS encoding tRNA (adenine-N1)-methyltransferase, encoding MSEPTGAARRRGPFKVGDQVQLTDPKGRHYTFTLEAGKNFHTHKGSFPHDELIGAPEGSVVRTTGNVAYLALRPLLPDYVLSMPRGAAVVYPKDAGQILAFADIFPGARVVEAGVGSGSLSSFLLRAIGDQGMLHSYERREDFAEIAQQNVERYFGGPHPAWQLTVGDLQDNLSDTDVDRVILDMLAPWECLEAVSKALVPGGILCCYVATTTQLARTVESIREIGCFNEPTAWESMIRNWHIEGLAVRPDHRMIGHTGFLLTARRLADGVEPPMRRRRPAKGAYGEDYAGPNADGGTAR